Proteins found in one Amphiprion ocellaris isolate individual 3 ecotype Okinawa chromosome 22, ASM2253959v1, whole genome shotgun sequence genomic segment:
- the epb41l3a gene encoding band 4.1-like protein 3a isoform X3, which yields MTTEPGDAQPAEAESFPEATAHSTSKQGAEEGPVHSHAQSSLAEDSTSHLSSSSWIARSPARNPLIFRTMQTRVTLLDGSLFSCTVEKRARGVQLFEKVCEHVNLLERDYFALSFRDADNNKNWLDPAKEMKKQVRGVPWNFSFNVKFYPPDPAQLSEDITRYLLCLQLRQDIVSGRLPCSFATHTVLGSYTIQSELGDYDPDECGSDYVSELCFAPNQTKEMEEKIMELHRSYRGMTPAEAEMHFLENVKKLSMYGVDLHHAKDSEGVAIMLGVCSSGLLVYRDRLRINRFSWPKILKISYKRNNFYIKIRPGEFDQFESTIGFKLLNHRAAKRLWKVCVEHHSFFRLVSPEDPPKKFLSLGSKFRYSGRTQIQSRRASAQISRPAPHFPRCISKRNMLSRSLDGAPRVTPTSSLIGSPAITASPKANGGAHTDMGSGLYGASKAIAVSDLITSVTPERRMEERREEQDEQLQVEELQVEDETKATDVSQTSPQSPQKLDTKTELTDTGVDGDLTATESDQDEDLKTQETLGSPEEVQNPESTISALRRSFLEGGDRGGGMTEWEKRLASSPLRRPDDSPMIEPLEPEEEGGVTANPAPFQPIREKSYTVGRSYDTTSGRVVAMTTTDDRSNGTVMSERVGPQVQTAPVSTADDVITGGPLITIHEVKTPTSPSELPPSICDIISVAKTSRATSLDLCGGGVSVMSPVSPLSPALGRMSPCVARVPKPTFDEMSPELTALLKSAREQETFREHNLLKTSEKVETVFLLPAESHDQDLPMAEQPQEVPLMRKTLTYEAPGSRVDSDHPAGLLLSSQTFTAETSNTTTTTHVTKTVKGGISETRIEKRIVISGDTEIDHDQALAEALSEARRQHPELSVTRVVVHKETEVSPDHMID from the exons atgacaacagagCCAGGTGACGCTCAGCCAGCTGAGGCAGAGTCTTTCCCTGAGGCCACTGCCCACTCCACATCTAAACAG GGAGCGGAGGAGGGGCCGGTCCACAGCCACGCGCAGAGCTCATTGGCCGAGGACTCGACCAGTCACCTGTCATCGAGCAGTTGGATCGCTCGCTCTCCGGCCAGAAACCCGCTGATCTTCAGAACCATGCAGACCAGAGTGACCCTGCTGGACGGGTCGCTGTTCTCCTGCACCGTGGAG aaaCGAGCTCGAGGAGTGCAGCTGTTTGAGAAGGTCTGTGAACACGTCAACCTGCTGGAGAGAGACTACTTCGCTCTGTCCTTCAGAGATGCAGACAACAACAag AACTGGTTGGATCCAGCCAAGGAGATGAAGAAGCAAGTCAGAG GTGTTCCCTGGAATTTCTCCTTTAATGTCAAGTTTTACCCTCCTGACCCCGCCCAGCTGTCTGAGGACATCACCAG GTACCTCCTGTGTCTCCAGCTCAGACAGGATATAGTTTCTGGTCGTCTTCCTTGCTCCTTTGCAACTCACACAGTTCTGGGCTCCTACACCATCCAATCAGAGCTGGGAGACTACGACCCTG ATGAGTGTGGTTCGGACTACGTCAGTGAACTGTGTTTTGCTCCCAACCAAACtaaggagatggaggagaagatCATGGAGCTGCACAGGAGCTACAG AGGAATGACTCCTGCTGAGGCAGAGATGCACTTCCTGGAGAACGTCAAGAAGCTCTCCATGTACGGAGTCGACCTCCATCATGCCAAG gactCGGAGGGCGTGGCCATCATGCTGGGCGTGTGCAGTAGCGGCCTGCTGGTCTACAGAGACAGACTGAGGATCAACAGATTCTCGTGGCCAAAGATCCTGAAGATTTCCTACAAACGGAACAACTTCTACATCAAAATCCGACCAGGAGAG tTTGACCAGTTTGAGTCCACTATTGGTTTTAAGCTGCTGAACCACAGAGCAGCTAAGAGGCTGTGGAAGGTCTGTGTGGAGCATCACTCCTTCTTCAG GCTGGTGTCTCCAGAGGATCCTCCCAAGAAGTTTCTGTCTCTGGGCTCAAAGTTCCGGTACAGTGGTCGCACTCAGATCCAGAGCCGCAGAGCCAGCGCCCAGATCTCCAGACCAGCACCGCATTTCCCACGATGCATCAGCAAGAGGAACATGCTGAGTCGCAGTCTGGACGGAG CTCCAAGGGTGACGCCTACCTCATCTCTGATTGGCTCTCCAGCCATTACAGCGTCCCCCAAAGCCAACGGTGGTGCACACACAG ATATGGGCTCAGGTCTGTACGGAGCGTCCAAAGCCATCGCCGTCAGCGACCTCATCACCAGCGTGACTccagagaggaggatggaggaaaggagggaggagcaAG ATGAacagctgcaggtggaggagctgcaggtggaggatGAAACCAAAGCCACAGATGTTTCCCAAACAAGTCCTCAGAGTCCCCAGAAGCTCGACACCAAG acTGAGCTGACTGATACAGGTGTGGACGGAGACCTGACAGCCACTGAG TCTGATCAGGATGAAGATCTGAAAACTCAG GAGACGTTGGGGAGTCCTGAGGAGGTGCAGAACCCTGAGAGCACCATCAGCGCTCTGAGACGCTCCTTCTTGGAGGGAGGAGACAGGGGAGGAGGGATGACAGAGTGGGAGAAGCGTCTGGCCTCCTCACCCCTCCGACGACCCGACGACTCCCCGATGATCGAACCCCTGGAGCCCGAAGAG GAGGGCGGGGTCACGGCAAACCcagctccttttcagccaatcagagagaagAGCTACACGGTGGGGCGGAGCTACGACACCACCTCTGGCAGGGTCGTTGCTATGACGACCACGGACGACCGCTCTAACGGTACCGTGATGTCAGAGAGGGTGGGCCCTCAAGTCCAAACCGCCCCGGTGTCCACTGCTGATGATGTCATCACAGGGGGACCCCTGATCACCATTCACGAGGTGAAAACGCCAACCTCGCCATCGGAGCTGCCGCCCTCCATCTGTGATATCATCAGCGTGGCTAAGACCAGCAGAGCCACATCTCTGGACCTCTGTGGGGGCGGAGTCTCTGTGATGTCACCCGTGTCCCCGCTGAGCCCGGCGCTCGGCAGGATGTCGCCCTGCGTGGCCAGAGTG ccGAAACCTACGTTTGATGAGATGTCTCCTGAGCTCACAGCTCTGCTGAAGTCAGCCAGAGAACAAGAAACCTTCAGAGAACACAACCTGCTGAag aCTTCAGAGAAGGTGGAGACGGTCTTCCTGCTTCCAGCTGAATCACATGACCAGGACCTGCCAATGGCAGAACAGCCTCAG GAGGTGCCGCTGATGAGGAAGACTCTCACATATGAAGCTCCGGGG aGCCGAGTGGACTCTGATCACCCTGCAGGTCTGCTGCTGAGCTCCCAGACCTTCACAGCTGAGACCTCCAACACCACCACGACCACACACGTCACCAAG aCGGTAAAAGGAGGAATTTCAGAAACCAGAATTGAGAAGAGAATCGTGATTTCTGGAGACACGGAAATCGACCACGACCAG GCCCTGGCGGAGGCACTCAGCGAGGCGCGGCGGCAGCATCCTGAGCTGTCCGTCACCCGAGTCGTCGTCCATAAAGAAACCGAGGTCTCTCCTGATCATATGATTGATTAA
- the epb41l3a gene encoding band 4.1-like protein 3a isoform X5, translated as MTTEPGDAQPAEAESFPEATAHSTSKQGAEEGPVHSHAQSSLAEDSTSHLSSSSWIARSPARNPLIFRTMQTRVTLLDGSLFSCTVEKRARGVQLFEKVCEHVNLLERDYFALSFRDADNNKNWLDPAKEMKKQVRGVPWNFSFNVKFYPPDPAQLSEDITRYLLCLQLRQDIVSGRLPCSFATHTVLGSYTIQSELGDYDPDECGSDYVSELCFAPNQTKEMEEKIMELHRSYRGMTPAEAEMHFLENVKKLSMYGVDLHHAKMVGSRFDCLSPAQSEDSEGVAIMLGVCSSGLLVYRDRLRINRFSWPKILKISYKRNNFYIKIRPGEFDQFESTIGFKLLNHRAAKRLWKVCVEHHSFFRLVSPEDPPKKFLSLGSKFRYSGRTQIQSRRASAQISRPAPHFPRCISKRNMLSRSLDGAPRVTPTSSLIGSPAITASPKANGGAHTDMGSGLYGASKAIAVSDLITSVTPERRMEERREEQDEQLQVEELQVEDETKATDVSQTSPQSPQKLDTKTELTDTGVDGDLTATESDQDEDLKTQETLGSPEEVQNPESTISALRRSFLEGGDRGGGMTEWEKRLASSPLRRPDDSPMIEPLEPEEEGGVTANPAPFQPIREKSYTVGRSYDTTSGRVVAMTTTDDRSNGTVMSERVGPQVQTAPVSTADDVITGGPLITIHEVKTPTSPSELPPSICDIISVAKTSRATSLDLCGGGVSVMSPVSPLSPALGRMSPCVARVPKPTFDEMSPELTALLKSAREQETFREHNLLKTSEKVETVFLLPAESHDQDLPMAEQPQEVPLMRKTLTYEAPGSRVDSDHPAGLLLSSQTFTAETSNTTTTTHVTKTVKGGISETRIEKRIVISGDTEIDHDQD; from the exons atgacaacagagCCAGGTGACGCTCAGCCAGCTGAGGCAGAGTCTTTCCCTGAGGCCACTGCCCACTCCACATCTAAACAG GGAGCGGAGGAGGGGCCGGTCCACAGCCACGCGCAGAGCTCATTGGCCGAGGACTCGACCAGTCACCTGTCATCGAGCAGTTGGATCGCTCGCTCTCCGGCCAGAAACCCGCTGATCTTCAGAACCATGCAGACCAGAGTGACCCTGCTGGACGGGTCGCTGTTCTCCTGCACCGTGGAG aaaCGAGCTCGAGGAGTGCAGCTGTTTGAGAAGGTCTGTGAACACGTCAACCTGCTGGAGAGAGACTACTTCGCTCTGTCCTTCAGAGATGCAGACAACAACAag AACTGGTTGGATCCAGCCAAGGAGATGAAGAAGCAAGTCAGAG GTGTTCCCTGGAATTTCTCCTTTAATGTCAAGTTTTACCCTCCTGACCCCGCCCAGCTGTCTGAGGACATCACCAG GTACCTCCTGTGTCTCCAGCTCAGACAGGATATAGTTTCTGGTCGTCTTCCTTGCTCCTTTGCAACTCACACAGTTCTGGGCTCCTACACCATCCAATCAGAGCTGGGAGACTACGACCCTG ATGAGTGTGGTTCGGACTACGTCAGTGAACTGTGTTTTGCTCCCAACCAAACtaaggagatggaggagaagatCATGGAGCTGCACAGGAGCTACAG AGGAATGACTCCTGCTGAGGCAGAGATGCACTTCCTGGAGAACGTCAAGAAGCTCTCCATGTACGGAGTCGACCTCCATCATGCCAAG ATGGTAGGAAGCCGCTTTGATTGCTTGTCTCCGGCTCAGTCTGAG gactCGGAGGGCGTGGCCATCATGCTGGGCGTGTGCAGTAGCGGCCTGCTGGTCTACAGAGACAGACTGAGGATCAACAGATTCTCGTGGCCAAAGATCCTGAAGATTTCCTACAAACGGAACAACTTCTACATCAAAATCCGACCAGGAGAG tTTGACCAGTTTGAGTCCACTATTGGTTTTAAGCTGCTGAACCACAGAGCAGCTAAGAGGCTGTGGAAGGTCTGTGTGGAGCATCACTCCTTCTTCAG GCTGGTGTCTCCAGAGGATCCTCCCAAGAAGTTTCTGTCTCTGGGCTCAAAGTTCCGGTACAGTGGTCGCACTCAGATCCAGAGCCGCAGAGCCAGCGCCCAGATCTCCAGACCAGCACCGCATTTCCCACGATGCATCAGCAAGAGGAACATGCTGAGTCGCAGTCTGGACGGAG CTCCAAGGGTGACGCCTACCTCATCTCTGATTGGCTCTCCAGCCATTACAGCGTCCCCCAAAGCCAACGGTGGTGCACACACAG ATATGGGCTCAGGTCTGTACGGAGCGTCCAAAGCCATCGCCGTCAGCGACCTCATCACCAGCGTGACTccagagaggaggatggaggaaaggagggaggagcaAG ATGAacagctgcaggtggaggagctgcaggtggaggatGAAACCAAAGCCACAGATGTTTCCCAAACAAGTCCTCAGAGTCCCCAGAAGCTCGACACCAAG acTGAGCTGACTGATACAGGTGTGGACGGAGACCTGACAGCCACTGAG TCTGATCAGGATGAAGATCTGAAAACTCAG GAGACGTTGGGGAGTCCTGAGGAGGTGCAGAACCCTGAGAGCACCATCAGCGCTCTGAGACGCTCCTTCTTGGAGGGAGGAGACAGGGGAGGAGGGATGACAGAGTGGGAGAAGCGTCTGGCCTCCTCACCCCTCCGACGACCCGACGACTCCCCGATGATCGAACCCCTGGAGCCCGAAGAG GAGGGCGGGGTCACGGCAAACCcagctccttttcagccaatcagagagaagAGCTACACGGTGGGGCGGAGCTACGACACCACCTCTGGCAGGGTCGTTGCTATGACGACCACGGACGACCGCTCTAACGGTACCGTGATGTCAGAGAGGGTGGGCCCTCAAGTCCAAACCGCCCCGGTGTCCACTGCTGATGATGTCATCACAGGGGGACCCCTGATCACCATTCACGAGGTGAAAACGCCAACCTCGCCATCGGAGCTGCCGCCCTCCATCTGTGATATCATCAGCGTGGCTAAGACCAGCAGAGCCACATCTCTGGACCTCTGTGGGGGCGGAGTCTCTGTGATGTCACCCGTGTCCCCGCTGAGCCCGGCGCTCGGCAGGATGTCGCCCTGCGTGGCCAGAGTG ccGAAACCTACGTTTGATGAGATGTCTCCTGAGCTCACAGCTCTGCTGAAGTCAGCCAGAGAACAAGAAACCTTCAGAGAACACAACCTGCTGAag aCTTCAGAGAAGGTGGAGACGGTCTTCCTGCTTCCAGCTGAATCACATGACCAGGACCTGCCAATGGCAGAACAGCCTCAG GAGGTGCCGCTGATGAGGAAGACTCTCACATATGAAGCTCCGGGG aGCCGAGTGGACTCTGATCACCCTGCAGGTCTGCTGCTGAGCTCCCAGACCTTCACAGCTGAGACCTCCAACACCACCACGACCACACACGTCACCAAG aCGGTAAAAGGAGGAATTTCAGAAACCAGAATTGAGAAGAGAATCGTGATTTCTGGAGACACGGAAATCGACCACGACCAG GACTGA
- the epb41l3a gene encoding band 4.1-like protein 3a isoform X2: MTTEPGDAQPAEAESFPEATAHSTSKQGAEEGPVHSHAQSSLAEDSTSHLSSSSWIARSPARNPLIFRTMQTRVTLLDGSLFSCTVEKRARGVQLFEKVCEHVNLLERDYFALSFRDADNNKNWLDPAKEMKKQVRGVPWNFSFNVKFYPPDPAQLSEDITRYLLCLQLRQDIVSGRLPCSFATHTVLGSYTIQSELGDYDPDECGSDYVSELCFAPNQTKEMEEKIMELHRSYRGMTPAEAEMHFLENVKKLSMYGVDLHHAKMVGSRFDCLSPAQSEDSEGVAIMLGVCSSGLLVYRDRLRINRFSWPKILKISYKRNNFYIKIRPGEFDQFESTIGFKLLNHRAAKRLWKVCVEHHSFFRLVSPEDPPKKFLSLGSKFRYSGRTQIQSRRASAQISRPAPHFPRCISKRNMLSRSLDGAPRVTPTSSLIGSPAITASPKANGGAHTDMGSGLYGASKAIAVSDLITSVTPERRMEERREEQDEQLQVEELQVEDETKATDVSQTSPQSPQKLDTKTELTDTGVDGDLTATESDQDEDLKTQETLGSPEEVQNPESTISALRRSFLEGGDRGGGMTEWEKRLASSPLRRPDDSPMIEPLEPEEEGGVTANPAPFQPIREKSYTVGRSYDTTSGRVVAMTTTDDRSNGTVMSERVGPQVQTAPVSTADDVITGGPLITIHEVKTPTSPSELPPSICDIISVAKTSRATSLDLCGGGVSVMSPVSPLSPALGRMSPCVARVPKPTFDEMSPELTALLKSAREQETFREHNLLKTSEKVETVFLLPAESHDQDLPMAEQPQEVPLMRKTLTYEAPGSRVDSDHPAGLLLSSQTFTAETSNTTTTTHVTKTVKGGISETRIEKRIVISGDTEIDHDQALAEALSEARRQHPELSVTRVVVHKETED, translated from the exons atgacaacagagCCAGGTGACGCTCAGCCAGCTGAGGCAGAGTCTTTCCCTGAGGCCACTGCCCACTCCACATCTAAACAG GGAGCGGAGGAGGGGCCGGTCCACAGCCACGCGCAGAGCTCATTGGCCGAGGACTCGACCAGTCACCTGTCATCGAGCAGTTGGATCGCTCGCTCTCCGGCCAGAAACCCGCTGATCTTCAGAACCATGCAGACCAGAGTGACCCTGCTGGACGGGTCGCTGTTCTCCTGCACCGTGGAG aaaCGAGCTCGAGGAGTGCAGCTGTTTGAGAAGGTCTGTGAACACGTCAACCTGCTGGAGAGAGACTACTTCGCTCTGTCCTTCAGAGATGCAGACAACAACAag AACTGGTTGGATCCAGCCAAGGAGATGAAGAAGCAAGTCAGAG GTGTTCCCTGGAATTTCTCCTTTAATGTCAAGTTTTACCCTCCTGACCCCGCCCAGCTGTCTGAGGACATCACCAG GTACCTCCTGTGTCTCCAGCTCAGACAGGATATAGTTTCTGGTCGTCTTCCTTGCTCCTTTGCAACTCACACAGTTCTGGGCTCCTACACCATCCAATCAGAGCTGGGAGACTACGACCCTG ATGAGTGTGGTTCGGACTACGTCAGTGAACTGTGTTTTGCTCCCAACCAAACtaaggagatggaggagaagatCATGGAGCTGCACAGGAGCTACAG AGGAATGACTCCTGCTGAGGCAGAGATGCACTTCCTGGAGAACGTCAAGAAGCTCTCCATGTACGGAGTCGACCTCCATCATGCCAAG ATGGTAGGAAGCCGCTTTGATTGCTTGTCTCCGGCTCAGTCTGAG gactCGGAGGGCGTGGCCATCATGCTGGGCGTGTGCAGTAGCGGCCTGCTGGTCTACAGAGACAGACTGAGGATCAACAGATTCTCGTGGCCAAAGATCCTGAAGATTTCCTACAAACGGAACAACTTCTACATCAAAATCCGACCAGGAGAG tTTGACCAGTTTGAGTCCACTATTGGTTTTAAGCTGCTGAACCACAGAGCAGCTAAGAGGCTGTGGAAGGTCTGTGTGGAGCATCACTCCTTCTTCAG GCTGGTGTCTCCAGAGGATCCTCCCAAGAAGTTTCTGTCTCTGGGCTCAAAGTTCCGGTACAGTGGTCGCACTCAGATCCAGAGCCGCAGAGCCAGCGCCCAGATCTCCAGACCAGCACCGCATTTCCCACGATGCATCAGCAAGAGGAACATGCTGAGTCGCAGTCTGGACGGAG CTCCAAGGGTGACGCCTACCTCATCTCTGATTGGCTCTCCAGCCATTACAGCGTCCCCCAAAGCCAACGGTGGTGCACACACAG ATATGGGCTCAGGTCTGTACGGAGCGTCCAAAGCCATCGCCGTCAGCGACCTCATCACCAGCGTGACTccagagaggaggatggaggaaaggagggaggagcaAG ATGAacagctgcaggtggaggagctgcaggtggaggatGAAACCAAAGCCACAGATGTTTCCCAAACAAGTCCTCAGAGTCCCCAGAAGCTCGACACCAAG acTGAGCTGACTGATACAGGTGTGGACGGAGACCTGACAGCCACTGAG TCTGATCAGGATGAAGATCTGAAAACTCAG GAGACGTTGGGGAGTCCTGAGGAGGTGCAGAACCCTGAGAGCACCATCAGCGCTCTGAGACGCTCCTTCTTGGAGGGAGGAGACAGGGGAGGAGGGATGACAGAGTGGGAGAAGCGTCTGGCCTCCTCACCCCTCCGACGACCCGACGACTCCCCGATGATCGAACCCCTGGAGCCCGAAGAG GAGGGCGGGGTCACGGCAAACCcagctccttttcagccaatcagagagaagAGCTACACGGTGGGGCGGAGCTACGACACCACCTCTGGCAGGGTCGTTGCTATGACGACCACGGACGACCGCTCTAACGGTACCGTGATGTCAGAGAGGGTGGGCCCTCAAGTCCAAACCGCCCCGGTGTCCACTGCTGATGATGTCATCACAGGGGGACCCCTGATCACCATTCACGAGGTGAAAACGCCAACCTCGCCATCGGAGCTGCCGCCCTCCATCTGTGATATCATCAGCGTGGCTAAGACCAGCAGAGCCACATCTCTGGACCTCTGTGGGGGCGGAGTCTCTGTGATGTCACCCGTGTCCCCGCTGAGCCCGGCGCTCGGCAGGATGTCGCCCTGCGTGGCCAGAGTG ccGAAACCTACGTTTGATGAGATGTCTCCTGAGCTCACAGCTCTGCTGAAGTCAGCCAGAGAACAAGAAACCTTCAGAGAACACAACCTGCTGAag aCTTCAGAGAAGGTGGAGACGGTCTTCCTGCTTCCAGCTGAATCACATGACCAGGACCTGCCAATGGCAGAACAGCCTCAG GAGGTGCCGCTGATGAGGAAGACTCTCACATATGAAGCTCCGGGG aGCCGAGTGGACTCTGATCACCCTGCAGGTCTGCTGCTGAGCTCCCAGACCTTCACAGCTGAGACCTCCAACACCACCACGACCACACACGTCACCAAG aCGGTAAAAGGAGGAATTTCAGAAACCAGAATTGAGAAGAGAATCGTGATTTCTGGAGACACGGAAATCGACCACGACCAG GCCCTGGCGGAGGCACTCAGCGAGGCGCGGCGGCAGCATCCTGAGCTGTCCGTCACCCGAGTCGTCGTCCATAAAGAAACCGAG GACTGA
- the epb41l3a gene encoding band 4.1-like protein 3a isoform X1 — translation MTTEPGDAQPAEAESFPEATAHSTSKQGAEEGPVHSHAQSSLAEDSTSHLSSSSWIARSPARNPLIFRTMQTRVTLLDGSLFSCTVEKRARGVQLFEKVCEHVNLLERDYFALSFRDADNNKNWLDPAKEMKKQVRGVPWNFSFNVKFYPPDPAQLSEDITRYLLCLQLRQDIVSGRLPCSFATHTVLGSYTIQSELGDYDPDECGSDYVSELCFAPNQTKEMEEKIMELHRSYRGMTPAEAEMHFLENVKKLSMYGVDLHHAKMVGSRFDCLSPAQSEDSEGVAIMLGVCSSGLLVYRDRLRINRFSWPKILKISYKRNNFYIKIRPGEFDQFESTIGFKLLNHRAAKRLWKVCVEHHSFFRLVSPEDPPKKFLSLGSKFRYSGRTQIQSRRASAQISRPAPHFPRCISKRNMLSRSLDGAPRVTPTSSLIGSPAITASPKANGGAHTDMGSGLYGASKAIAVSDLITSVTPERRMEERREEQDEQLQVEELQVEDETKATDVSQTSPQSPQKLDTKTELTDTGVDGDLTATESDQDEDLKTQETLGSPEEVQNPESTISALRRSFLEGGDRGGGMTEWEKRLASSPLRRPDDSPMIEPLEPEEEGGVTANPAPFQPIREKSYTVGRSYDTTSGRVVAMTTTDDRSNGTVMSERVGPQVQTAPVSTADDVITGGPLITIHEVKTPTSPSELPPSICDIISVAKTSRATSLDLCGGGVSVMSPVSPLSPALGRMSPCVARVPKPTFDEMSPELTALLKSAREQETFREHNLLKTSEKVETVFLLPAESHDQDLPMAEQPQEVPLMRKTLTYEAPGSRVDSDHPAGLLLSSQTFTAETSNTTTTTHVTKTVKGGISETRIEKRIVISGDTEIDHDQALAEALSEARRQHPELSVTRVVVHKETEVSPDHMID, via the exons atgacaacagagCCAGGTGACGCTCAGCCAGCTGAGGCAGAGTCTTTCCCTGAGGCCACTGCCCACTCCACATCTAAACAG GGAGCGGAGGAGGGGCCGGTCCACAGCCACGCGCAGAGCTCATTGGCCGAGGACTCGACCAGTCACCTGTCATCGAGCAGTTGGATCGCTCGCTCTCCGGCCAGAAACCCGCTGATCTTCAGAACCATGCAGACCAGAGTGACCCTGCTGGACGGGTCGCTGTTCTCCTGCACCGTGGAG aaaCGAGCTCGAGGAGTGCAGCTGTTTGAGAAGGTCTGTGAACACGTCAACCTGCTGGAGAGAGACTACTTCGCTCTGTCCTTCAGAGATGCAGACAACAACAag AACTGGTTGGATCCAGCCAAGGAGATGAAGAAGCAAGTCAGAG GTGTTCCCTGGAATTTCTCCTTTAATGTCAAGTTTTACCCTCCTGACCCCGCCCAGCTGTCTGAGGACATCACCAG GTACCTCCTGTGTCTCCAGCTCAGACAGGATATAGTTTCTGGTCGTCTTCCTTGCTCCTTTGCAACTCACACAGTTCTGGGCTCCTACACCATCCAATCAGAGCTGGGAGACTACGACCCTG ATGAGTGTGGTTCGGACTACGTCAGTGAACTGTGTTTTGCTCCCAACCAAACtaaggagatggaggagaagatCATGGAGCTGCACAGGAGCTACAG AGGAATGACTCCTGCTGAGGCAGAGATGCACTTCCTGGAGAACGTCAAGAAGCTCTCCATGTACGGAGTCGACCTCCATCATGCCAAG ATGGTAGGAAGCCGCTTTGATTGCTTGTCTCCGGCTCAGTCTGAG gactCGGAGGGCGTGGCCATCATGCTGGGCGTGTGCAGTAGCGGCCTGCTGGTCTACAGAGACAGACTGAGGATCAACAGATTCTCGTGGCCAAAGATCCTGAAGATTTCCTACAAACGGAACAACTTCTACATCAAAATCCGACCAGGAGAG tTTGACCAGTTTGAGTCCACTATTGGTTTTAAGCTGCTGAACCACAGAGCAGCTAAGAGGCTGTGGAAGGTCTGTGTGGAGCATCACTCCTTCTTCAG GCTGGTGTCTCCAGAGGATCCTCCCAAGAAGTTTCTGTCTCTGGGCTCAAAGTTCCGGTACAGTGGTCGCACTCAGATCCAGAGCCGCAGAGCCAGCGCCCAGATCTCCAGACCAGCACCGCATTTCCCACGATGCATCAGCAAGAGGAACATGCTGAGTCGCAGTCTGGACGGAG CTCCAAGGGTGACGCCTACCTCATCTCTGATTGGCTCTCCAGCCATTACAGCGTCCCCCAAAGCCAACGGTGGTGCACACACAG ATATGGGCTCAGGTCTGTACGGAGCGTCCAAAGCCATCGCCGTCAGCGACCTCATCACCAGCGTGACTccagagaggaggatggaggaaaggagggaggagcaAG ATGAacagctgcaggtggaggagctgcaggtggaggatGAAACCAAAGCCACAGATGTTTCCCAAACAAGTCCTCAGAGTCCCCAGAAGCTCGACACCAAG acTGAGCTGACTGATACAGGTGTGGACGGAGACCTGACAGCCACTGAG TCTGATCAGGATGAAGATCTGAAAACTCAG GAGACGTTGGGGAGTCCTGAGGAGGTGCAGAACCCTGAGAGCACCATCAGCGCTCTGAGACGCTCCTTCTTGGAGGGAGGAGACAGGGGAGGAGGGATGACAGAGTGGGAGAAGCGTCTGGCCTCCTCACCCCTCCGACGACCCGACGACTCCCCGATGATCGAACCCCTGGAGCCCGAAGAG GAGGGCGGGGTCACGGCAAACCcagctccttttcagccaatcagagagaagAGCTACACGGTGGGGCGGAGCTACGACACCACCTCTGGCAGGGTCGTTGCTATGACGACCACGGACGACCGCTCTAACGGTACCGTGATGTCAGAGAGGGTGGGCCCTCAAGTCCAAACCGCCCCGGTGTCCACTGCTGATGATGTCATCACAGGGGGACCCCTGATCACCATTCACGAGGTGAAAACGCCAACCTCGCCATCGGAGCTGCCGCCCTCCATCTGTGATATCATCAGCGTGGCTAAGACCAGCAGAGCCACATCTCTGGACCTCTGTGGGGGCGGAGTCTCTGTGATGTCACCCGTGTCCCCGCTGAGCCCGGCGCTCGGCAGGATGTCGCCCTGCGTGGCCAGAGTG ccGAAACCTACGTTTGATGAGATGTCTCCTGAGCTCACAGCTCTGCTGAAGTCAGCCAGAGAACAAGAAACCTTCAGAGAACACAACCTGCTGAag aCTTCAGAGAAGGTGGAGACGGTCTTCCTGCTTCCAGCTGAATCACATGACCAGGACCTGCCAATGGCAGAACAGCCTCAG GAGGTGCCGCTGATGAGGAAGACTCTCACATATGAAGCTCCGGGG aGCCGAGTGGACTCTGATCACCCTGCAGGTCTGCTGCTGAGCTCCCAGACCTTCACAGCTGAGACCTCCAACACCACCACGACCACACACGTCACCAAG aCGGTAAAAGGAGGAATTTCAGAAACCAGAATTGAGAAGAGAATCGTGATTTCTGGAGACACGGAAATCGACCACGACCAG GCCCTGGCGGAGGCACTCAGCGAGGCGCGGCGGCAGCATCCTGAGCTGTCCGTCACCCGAGTCGTCGTCCATAAAGAAACCGAGGTCTCTCCTGATCATATGATTGATTAA